The Pedococcus dokdonensis region GGCCTTCGACTCTCTTCAGGCAATCGCAGTCGCTCCAGCGTGGCGCGCCCACAGTCAGGCCGCCACGGCGCGGGATGACTGACTAGGCAGCGGGCAGGCTGTGGCGCGCCGGTCTGCCACCTCCGCTCGTCGGCATGAGCGGATGTCGTCGAGGCATGGTCACGCCGCTCGGTGGCCGTGGCGGTCGAGGGGGTGGGTGACGTGGGTGCGGCCGTCGGGAGCCGTCCAGGTGCAGACCCCTCGTTCGTCCATCGACACCTGCCAACCGGCATGGTGCTTGAACCCGTGGTGGGTCGCGCACAGCGTCTGCAGGTTGGTGACGGTGGTGGGTCCGTCGGGATGTCGGATGACGTGGTCGAGCTGGCATCGCCTCGCGGCGGTGGCACAGCCGGGGAAGCGACAGGTGCCGTCGCGGGAGCGGACCGCTCGGGCGGTGCGGGCACCGGGGCGGTAGGTGGCGGGGTCCTGCCACCGGACCGCACCGGTGACGGAGTCGCTGCGCGCGAGCCGGATGGTGGTGTCCGGATCGTTGAGCAGCGCGACGACGTCAGCAGGCAGGAGCGACCCCACGGTCGGGACCTCGGTGTGCGCGGAGACGAACCACAGGTCGTCGTAGCCGTGATCGTGCAGCACGCCGTCGTCGAGCTCTGCACAGCCACCGAGGTCGACGAACCCGCCGCTCGTGCCCGACGGCTCGAGGTCCGACGGCTCGAGGTCCGACGGCTCGAGGTCCGACGGTTCGAGGTCCGACGGCTCAGGGCCGGCCGGTTCGGCGAGGCAGTCCGCGGAGACTCCCAGGTCGGTGCGGCTCGCTCCGCCACTCTCGACCGGCGCCACGAGCTCGATGGTGGTGCTGATCGTGGCGTTGGCCTCAACCAGGTCGGCCAGTGCGTCCGCCCGGGCCACACCGATCCGCTGGCCTGGTTCGGCACGGGCGTACTCGGCAGCCAAGGAGTCGACCGCGCCGAAGATGCGCATCGCGACCGGGGTCGGCAGGTCGGCCACGAGCCGGGTCATGCCGGTGCACTCGCCCGGGCGGACGGTGACATCGGCCCGGGCCCGGAACGTTGCGGCGAGGTCGATCGCGGCGTCGGGGGCGCACCGGTCCGCGGCCCGGCGGGCGCGCGATCGCAACGCCGCACACGAGAGGTGCGTGATGCCACCCTCCAGGACGCGGGCCTCGAACTCGTGCAACAGGTCCGCCGGCGCCGCCGCGGACTCGGCCGCGATCGCGTCGACGCGATAGGGCTCCAGGTCACCGGCCCACGCGAGGGCCTGCACCTGCGGCAGCGCGCACACGGTGCGGCGGCCTGGTCGATCCGGGTCGACATGGTCCGCGGCGACACGTGCAGCAACGCCGCGAGCGATCCGGCAGCAAGCGCCTGGCCGGACAGGTGCGGGCGGCGCTGGCCAGTCAACGCAGCATCCGCGGCCTCGGCCTCGATCCGCTCGTCACACCGCCGGACCACGGTCTCCATCGCCGACCGCTGACGCGCCGTGACCGCACTTGCCACGCGCTGCGACGCCAGCACCAACGCCTCCGCCCGCTCGACCGGCAGCTCCGCGATCTCGTCGTCAGACATCATGAAGAGCGCACCGGCGAGCGCGGCCGGGTCTGCCGCCTCCACCGCCGCCACGCTCTCGAACATGACCCCAACCTATCGGCCACCACTGACAGCCCAAGG contains the following coding sequences:
- a CDS encoding HNH endonuclease signature motif containing protein, with the translated sequence MCALPQVQALAWAGDLEPYRVDAIAAESAAAPADLLHEFEARVLEGGITHLSCAALRSRARRAADRCAPDAAIDLAATFRARADVTVRPGECTGMTRLVADLPTPVAMRIFGAVDSLAAEYARAEPGQRIGVARADALADLVEANATISTTIELVAPVESGGASRTDLGVSADCLAEPAGPEPSDLEPSDLEPSDLEPSDLEPSGTSGGFVDLGGCAELDDGVLHDHGYDDLWFVSAHTEVPTVGSLLPADVVALLNDPDTTIRLARSDSVTGAVRWQDPATYRPGARTARAVRSRDGTCRFPGCATAARRCQLDHVIRHPDGPTTVTNLQTLCATHHGFKHHAGWQVSMDERGVCTWTAPDGRTHVTHPLDRHGHRAA